A genomic region of Pyramidobacter porci contains the following coding sequences:
- the tyrS gene encoding tyrosine--tRNA ligase has protein sequence MAENALEVLRARGFIDWTTDDAGVRELFDKGMVTAYVGFDPTADSLHVGHLIPLMGLAWLQRLGHRPIVLAGGGTGMIGDPSMKSAERNLLTMDQIRHNVEGVKKQLMHFVSFDCGENSALLVNNYDWLSAMNFLEFLRDVGKFFTINKMIAKEHVRSRIEDPTKSLSFTEFAYTLLQSYDFYHLYTTYGCRLQLGGNDQQGNITSGIDFIRKHEEGAAVYGGTNPLLLTSAGHKFGKTEGGAVWLDPAKTSPYQFYQFWVNSEDATIAKTLRYFTFLPLDEIDALVARHMQAPEKREAQRVLAYEITKLVHGENVAANARHASEILFGGSYTPEDLTEDMLHTLAAETPCGKVASLPVPLADALAEVGACKSKGEAKRLIAGGGVSVNGVRADEGAQLEDRDVLCGYFSLIRLGKKKYFMIGRK, from the coding sequence TTGGCAGAAAATGCGCTTGAGGTGCTTCGCGCACGCGGCTTCATCGACTGGACGACGGACGACGCCGGCGTCAGGGAATTGTTCGACAAGGGCATGGTTACCGCCTACGTGGGCTTCGACCCCACCGCGGACAGTCTGCACGTCGGCCATCTGATCCCGCTGATGGGGCTGGCCTGGCTGCAGCGGCTCGGGCACCGGCCTATCGTGCTGGCCGGCGGCGGCACGGGCATGATCGGCGATCCTTCCATGAAGAGCGCGGAGCGCAATCTGTTGACGATGGATCAGATCCGCCACAACGTGGAAGGCGTCAAAAAGCAGCTCATGCACTTCGTCAGCTTCGACTGCGGGGAGAATTCCGCCCTGCTCGTGAACAATTACGACTGGCTGAGCGCCATGAACTTCCTCGAATTCCTGCGCGACGTGGGCAAGTTCTTCACGATCAACAAGATGATCGCCAAGGAACACGTCAGGAGCCGCATCGAGGACCCGACCAAGAGCCTTTCCTTCACCGAGTTCGCCTACACGCTGCTGCAGTCCTACGATTTCTACCATCTCTACACGACCTACGGCTGCCGCCTGCAGCTGGGCGGCAACGACCAGCAGGGCAACATCACCAGCGGCATCGACTTCATCCGCAAGCACGAAGAGGGCGCGGCGGTGTACGGCGGCACCAATCCGCTGCTGCTGACTTCCGCCGGGCACAAGTTCGGCAAGACCGAGGGCGGCGCCGTCTGGCTCGATCCCGCCAAGACCTCGCCCTACCAGTTCTATCAGTTCTGGGTCAACAGCGAGGACGCCACGATCGCCAAGACGCTGCGCTACTTCACGTTCCTGCCCCTCGACGAGATCGACGCGCTGGTCGCGCGCCACATGCAGGCGCCCGAGAAGCGTGAAGCGCAGCGCGTGCTGGCCTACGAGATCACCAAGCTCGTCCACGGCGAAAACGTGGCGGCCAACGCCAGGCACGCCAGCGAGATCCTCTTCGGCGGTTCCTATACGCCCGAAGACCTGACGGAAGACATGCTCCACACGCTGGCGGCCGAGACGCCCTGCGGCAAAGTCGCTTCGCTGCCCGTGCCGCTCGCCGACGCGCTCGCCGAGGTGGGCGCGTGCAAGAGCAAGGGCGAGGCCAAGCGCCTGATCGCCGGCGGCGGCGTGTCCGTCAACGGCGTCCGCGCCGACGAGGGAGCGCAGCTCGAAGACAGGGACGTGCTTTGCGGCTACTTTTCGCTGATCCGCCTCGGCAAAAAGAAATACTTTATGATCGGCCGCAAGTAG
- a CDS encoding creatininase family protein, giving the protein MYLASMTWYEFREAASDDLLALVPLGSTEQHGSIGPLGTDFTIPEEMARRLEARSPDRLVVLPAMPYGVCPYHTEFSGTIDIGTAALQSVMTSVAEHLMNAGVRRFAFLNGHGGNDPALEAACLRIYERGGLGAILDWWTIARELDPRWGGGHGGGQEAAVMMALRPDWVRKEKNFVPEEIRSLTPELKSTYGNAITFRGATVKIIRSTAAFTKTGTFGGDDDGCAKANPEWGRQIFEGTVRYLSDFVEEFLKAPLPAAKC; this is encoded by the coding sequence ATGTATCTGGCTTCGATGACGTGGTACGAGTTCCGCGAAGCGGCTTCCGACGATCTGCTGGCGTTGGTCCCGCTGGGAAGCACCGAGCAGCACGGCTCCATCGGCCCGCTGGGAACCGATTTCACGATCCCGGAAGAGATGGCGCGCCGGCTCGAAGCGCGCTCTCCCGACCGTCTGGTCGTGCTGCCGGCGATGCCCTACGGCGTGTGTCCCTATCACACGGAGTTCAGCGGCACGATCGACATCGGCACGGCGGCGCTGCAGTCGGTGATGACGAGCGTCGCCGAGCATCTGATGAACGCCGGCGTGCGCCGGTTCGCCTTTCTCAACGGACACGGCGGCAACGATCCTGCGCTTGAAGCGGCGTGCCTGCGGATCTACGAACGCGGCGGGCTGGGGGCGATCCTGGACTGGTGGACGATCGCCCGCGAGCTCGATCCCCGGTGGGGCGGCGGCCACGGCGGCGGTCAGGAGGCGGCGGTGATGATGGCGCTGCGCCCCGACTGGGTGCGCAAGGAAAAGAACTTCGTCCCCGAGGAGATCCGGTCCCTGACGCCGGAGCTGAAAAGCACGTACGGCAACGCCATTACTTTCAGGGGCGCGACGGTGAAGATCATCCGCTCGACGGCGGCGTTCACCAAGACCGGTACCTTCGGCGGCGACGACGACGGCTGCGCCAAGGCCAATCCCGAATGGGGACGCCAGATTTTCGAAGGCACGGTTCGCTATCTGAGCGATTTCGTGGAGGAGTTTCTGAAAGCTCCTCTGCCGGCGGCGAAATGCTGA
- a CDS encoding lysophospholipid acyltransferase family protein: MSFAVSAVEFLRKTFAYPGWRGRALYGLFRSVFALAPIRRRLMLDALKASFPEKDEAWRKSTLRGMYRHFSWMIVEFLACQNDPSLVTKMVVEVEGREHADALKASGQGCFILSGHFSNWEICGAWFPQNGYPVQAAARDADNPEFAALIERYRANLGETTLRKGAMNVRHMLRLAQSGQWIALLADQDAGPGAVPVTFLNRRTTMVEGPAALALTAKLPLLAIYSLRLAPFKYRVVFLPDLAAGFSGRSRENIAALTQKANAVLEDMVRLAPEQWFWFHRRWKTDPDRPGVKMQ, from the coding sequence ATGAGCTTCGCCGTTTCGGCCGTAGAATTCCTGCGCAAAACGTTCGCCTACCCCGGCTGGCGCGGACGCGCGCTCTACGGCCTCTTCCGAAGCGTTTTCGCCCTCGCGCCCATCCGCCGGCGGCTGATGCTCGACGCGCTCAAAGCCTCGTTTCCCGAAAAGGACGAGGCGTGGCGCAAAAGCACGCTGCGCGGCATGTACCGCCACTTCTCCTGGATGATCGTGGAGTTCCTCGCCTGCCAGAACGATCCGTCGCTGGTCACGAAAATGGTCGTCGAAGTGGAAGGACGCGAGCACGCCGACGCGCTGAAAGCCTCCGGACAGGGATGCTTTATCCTCTCGGGGCACTTTTCCAACTGGGAGATCTGCGGCGCATGGTTTCCGCAGAACGGTTATCCCGTGCAGGCTGCCGCGCGCGACGCCGACAACCCCGAGTTCGCGGCGCTGATCGAACGCTACCGCGCCAACCTCGGCGAGACCACGCTGCGCAAGGGGGCCATGAACGTGCGCCATATGCTCCGTCTCGCGCAGTCCGGCCAATGGATCGCCCTGCTGGCCGATCAGGACGCCGGCCCCGGCGCCGTGCCCGTCACGTTTCTGAACCGCCGCACCACCATGGTGGAAGGCCCCGCCGCGCTGGCGCTGACGGCCAAGCTGCCGCTGCTCGCCATTTACTCGCTGCGTCTGGCCCCGTTCAAGTACCGCGTCGTCTTCCTGCCGGACCTCGCCGCCGGATTCTCCGGGCGCAGCCGCGAAAACATCGCCGCCCTGACGCAAAAAGCCAACGCCGTGCTCGAAGACATGGTGCGCCTCGCTCCCGAGCAGTGGTTCTGGTTCCACCGCCGCTGGAAGACCGACCCCGACCGTCCCGGCGTGAAAATGCAGTGA
- a CDS encoding amino acid ABC transporter permease, whose amino-acid sequence MELDFSVLIPYMHMFWKGVCVTIQASFLGVLFGSALGIFIGSFRVMPFKPLRYLMATYIYVLRGTPLMIQLFLIYFGLPALGVNLDAATAGILGIGINSSGYVGEIVRGGIEGVPKGQWEAAKMLGLSYWQTMKSIILPQAIRHMLPAIGNEFVTLIKESSLLSVLAISDLTMVGQQVRSVTYASFETFIFVALVYLVLTSVTSGALQLLENRWKVK is encoded by the coding sequence ATGGAACTGGACTTTTCCGTGCTGATCCCGTACATGCACATGTTCTGGAAGGGCGTGTGCGTGACCATTCAGGCTTCGTTCCTCGGCGTGCTGTTCGGCTCGGCGCTGGGCATCTTCATCGGCTCGTTCCGCGTCATGCCGTTCAAGCCGCTGCGCTATCTGATGGCGACGTACATTTACGTGCTGCGCGGCACGCCGCTGATGATTCAACTCTTTTTGATCTACTTCGGACTGCCGGCGCTGGGCGTCAATCTCGACGCGGCCACGGCGGGCATCCTCGGCATCGGCATCAACTCGTCCGGTTACGTGGGCGAGATCGTGCGCGGCGGCATCGAAGGCGTGCCGAAGGGGCAGTGGGAAGCGGCCAAGATGCTGGGGCTGTCCTACTGGCAGACGATGAAGAGCATCATCCTGCCGCAGGCGATCCGTCACATGCTGCCGGCCATCGGCAACGAGTTCGTGACGCTGATCAAGGAATCGTCGCTGCTCTCCGTGCTCGCCATCAGCGACCTGACCATGGTCGGCCAGCAGGTGCGCAGCGTCACCTACGCCTCGTTCGAGACGTTCATCTTCGTCGCGCTGGTCTATCTGGTGCTGACCAGCGTCACCTCGGGGGCCTTGCAGCTGCTGGAGAATCGCTGGAAGGTGAAATAG
- a CDS encoding CdaR family transcriptional regulator, with the protein MYDQNSEGNVLLRKCAQEIAAAVASAINFDVIITDTEGVIVGSSNKDRLEQFHEASLPVVASGQNARTGERQAQQLRGTLPGVTAPIQSMNGQIAGTVAIAGDPEKVAPFATIVKRQIELLLRERELYAYSVNRESTLQNLVQDIGSFVPGVSNEALLLSRASEYGYDRTWHYIPIAVDLYQFGRFALQVREQMRRQSENAETRILNVKKAVLASIRKLFAEPRDLSAMLGNNRFVILFAAGGEKTEHENAMIDEAAARAQKILQAIEAFDLKAAIGIGSPALGISALAISYQEAWKALFLGKKFRQQPGVYNIADYRLEDVITTIDSPVRTRFVQAVTGAFRRYPDWEQMRETIREWCESGFSLVEAARRMHVHRNTLIYRLDKLNKESGLDLKDFRTCLNLYLALVMDRYVGPAVKEKDL; encoded by the coding sequence ATGTATGATCAGAATTCAGAAGGAAACGTCCTGCTGCGCAAATGCGCCCAGGAGATCGCCGCCGCCGTCGCTTCGGCCATTAATTTCGACGTAATCATCACCGATACGGAGGGCGTTATCGTCGGTTCCAGCAACAAGGACCGTCTTGAACAGTTTCACGAGGCATCGCTACCCGTCGTCGCCAGCGGACAGAACGCTCGCACCGGCGAAAGACAGGCGCAGCAGCTCAGAGGCACGCTGCCCGGCGTGACGGCACCCATTCAGAGCATGAACGGGCAGATCGCCGGCACTGTGGCCATCGCCGGAGATCCTGAAAAAGTGGCTCCTTTCGCTACGATCGTGAAGCGGCAGATCGAACTGCTGCTGCGCGAGCGCGAGCTGTACGCCTATTCGGTCAATCGCGAAAGCACGCTGCAGAATCTCGTTCAGGACATCGGCTCCTTCGTCCCCGGCGTCAGCAACGAGGCGCTCCTTTTGTCGCGCGCGTCCGAATACGGTTACGACCGCACCTGGCACTACATCCCCATTGCCGTCGACCTGTACCAGTTCGGCCGTTTCGCCCTGCAGGTCCGCGAGCAGATGCGCCGCCAGAGCGAGAACGCCGAGACGCGCATCCTCAACGTGAAAAAAGCCGTGCTCGCTTCGATTCGCAAACTCTTCGCCGAGCCGCGCGATCTTTCGGCCATGCTCGGCAACAACCGCTTCGTGATCCTTTTTGCGGCCGGCGGCGAAAAGACGGAGCACGAGAATGCCATGATCGACGAAGCCGCGGCGCGCGCACAAAAGATTCTCCAGGCCATCGAAGCCTTCGATCTCAAGGCCGCCATCGGCATCGGCTCGCCGGCGCTGGGCATCTCCGCGTTGGCGATAAGCTATCAGGAAGCGTGGAAAGCTTTGTTTCTCGGCAAGAAATTCCGACAGCAGCCGGGCGTGTACAACATCGCCGATTACCGCCTCGAAGACGTGATCACCACGATCGATTCGCCTGTGCGCACCCGTTTTGTCCAGGCCGTGACGGGCGCTTTCCGCCGCTACCCCGACTGGGAGCAGATGCGCGAGACCATCCGCGAGTGGTGCGAAAGCGGTTTTTCGCTGGTCGAGGCGGCGCGGCGCATGCACGTGCACCGCAATACGCTGATTTACCGCCTCGACAAGCTCAACAAGGAATCGGGACTGGACCTGAAGGACTTCCGCACCTGCCTCAATCTCTACCTGGCGCTCGTGATGGATCGGTACGTCGGCCCCGCGGTCAAGGAGAAGGATCTGTAA
- a CDS encoding amino acid ABC transporter ATP-binding protein codes for MTHAIEVKDLHKSFGSLDVLNGVSLTVDEGEVITVIGPSGSGKSTLARCIARLEKIDSGEISVYGRRMDGGKISNARESELLGMIFQQFNLFPHLSVLENVAIAPMKVRGKSRAEAEKTARELLDRVGLGDKFEAFPAQLSGGQQQRVAIARALAMDPKVMLFDEPTSALDPELVGDVLNVIADLARSGMTMMIITHEMLFAKDVSDRVIFMADGRIVEQGAPDDIFVRPRKERTRAFLQRVLSHYGTAVAEEAE; via the coding sequence GTGACTCACGCGATAGAAGTGAAGGATCTGCACAAGTCGTTCGGCTCTCTCGACGTACTCAACGGAGTCTCGCTGACTGTCGACGAGGGCGAAGTGATCACGGTCATCGGCCCGAGCGGTTCGGGCAAGAGCACTCTGGCGCGCTGCATCGCCCGTCTGGAGAAGATCGATTCCGGCGAGATCTCCGTCTACGGCCGCCGCATGGACGGCGGGAAGATATCCAACGCCAGGGAGTCCGAGCTGCTGGGCATGATCTTTCAGCAGTTCAACCTGTTCCCGCATCTGAGCGTGCTGGAGAACGTGGCGATCGCGCCGATGAAGGTGCGCGGCAAATCCCGCGCCGAGGCGGAAAAGACCGCACGGGAGCTGCTGGACCGCGTCGGTCTCGGCGACAAGTTCGAGGCGTTCCCGGCGCAGCTTTCCGGCGGCCAGCAGCAGCGCGTGGCTATTGCCCGCGCGCTGGCCATGGACCCGAAGGTGATGCTTTTCGACGAGCCGACTTCGGCGCTCGATCCCGAGCTGGTCGGCGATGTGCTCAACGTCATCGCCGACCTGGCCAGAAGCGGCATGACGATGATGATCATCACGCACGAGATGCTTTTCGCCAAGGATGTGTCGGATCGCGTCATCTTCATGGCCGACGGGCGCATCGTCGAGCAGGGCGCGCCGGACGACATTTTCGTGCGTCCGCGGAAGGAGCGCACGCGCGCGTTCCTGCAGCGCGTGCTTTCCCATTACGGCACGGCCGTAGCAGAGGAGGCGGAGTAA
- the ahpC gene encoding alkyl hydroperoxide reductase subunit C: MSLINKEVSDFKVSAYQNNEFKTVTKADILGTWSVFFFYPADFTFVCPTELEDLENNYEKFKAAGCEIYSVSCDTHFVHKAWHDHSEKISKLTYPMLADPTQALAKDFEVLIEAEGIAERGTFIVNPEGKIVAYEVNSGNVGRNADELLRKLQACQFVAEHGDQVCPAKWKPGAETLKPSLDLVGAL, from the coding sequence ATGTCTCTTATCAACAAGGAAGTTTCCGATTTCAAGGTTTCGGCTTATCAGAACAACGAGTTCAAGACCGTGACCAAGGCCGACATCCTCGGCACGTGGAGCGTGTTTTTCTTTTATCCCGCGGATTTCACCTTCGTCTGTCCGACCGAGCTCGAGGATCTGGAAAACAATTACGAAAAGTTCAAGGCGGCCGGGTGCGAGATCTACTCCGTGTCCTGCGATACCCATTTCGTGCACAAGGCCTGGCACGACCATTCCGAGAAGATTTCCAAGCTGACCTATCCGATGCTGGCCGATCCGACCCAAGCGCTGGCGAAGGATTTCGAAGTCCTCATCGAGGCGGAGGGCATCGCCGAGCGCGGCACGTTCATCGTCAATCCCGAGGGCAAGATTGTCGCCTACGAGGTCAACTCCGGCAACGTCGGCCGCAACGCCGACGAGCTGCTGCGCAAGCTGCAGGCCTGTCAGTTCGTCGCCGAGCACGGCGACCAGGTCTGCCCGGCCAAATGGAAGCCCGGCGCGGAGACGCTGAAGCCGAGCCTCGACCTCGTCGGAGCGCTCTAA
- a CDS encoding sodium:solute symporter family protein: MDVGTMLKPIPSVFYGVLAFYFVLMAGIGYFSAKNTNTLKDFFVMSGKAGAIVSGFAYFATQYSMSTFMGCPATCYKVGFAGLSISVPGLVFSMIIPVLLVGRKLIRLGHTQGFLTLADYLGDRFESNGLRTFQALLMILFMIPMMGAQTIGAGVILRVYTGAPEWVGIVGMGIVVILYCMSGGIRGAMLTDVIQGGLMLATAIVTFAVSLDLGGGFEAISAKLLELNPAYMSHPGVGGAYGWANYVSMIVLWSFFSISQPTLVTKFFAMKDYKVMFKATILGTLGMWIAATLIEWSGVNGIVSIPGLQGKDIDFIVPLLLQKSLSPVISSLLITGIMAAGMSTIDSLLISATGAITRDIYQMRINPRATDGQILRLSRYVTVIIGVIAICFGVSRPATIFKLILFAFGGLGIWTAPVLLGLYWKGATRAGAFAGVAVGEVLFVLMTLKHPGWAFGFNPLMVCWAYAMIVMIVVSLVTRRASDETLKRHFA; encoded by the coding sequence ATGGACGTAGGGACAATGCTCAAGCCGATCCCGTCGGTCTTTTACGGCGTTCTCGCTTTTTATTTCGTGCTGATGGCGGGCATCGGGTATTTTTCGGCGAAAAACACCAACACGCTGAAGGACTTCTTCGTCATGAGCGGCAAGGCCGGCGCTATCGTCAGCGGCTTCGCCTATTTCGCCACGCAGTACAGCATGAGCACGTTCATGGGCTGCCCGGCGACCTGCTACAAGGTCGGTTTCGCGGGGCTGTCCATTTCCGTGCCGGGGCTGGTGTTCTCCATGATCATCCCGGTGCTGCTGGTGGGGCGTAAGCTCATCAGGCTCGGGCACACGCAGGGTTTTCTGACGCTGGCCGACTATCTGGGCGACCGTTTCGAGTCCAACGGTCTGCGCACGTTCCAGGCGCTGCTGATGATCCTCTTCATGATCCCGATGATGGGCGCGCAGACCATCGGCGCCGGCGTGATCCTGCGCGTTTACACGGGCGCGCCCGAGTGGGTGGGCATCGTGGGCATGGGGATCGTCGTTATCCTTTACTGCATGAGCGGCGGCATCCGCGGCGCCATGCTGACCGACGTGATCCAGGGCGGCCTGATGCTGGCCACGGCCATCGTCACGTTTGCGGTGTCGCTCGATCTCGGCGGCGGCTTCGAGGCGATCTCGGCGAAGCTGCTCGAACTCAATCCCGCCTACATGTCCCATCCCGGCGTCGGCGGGGCGTACGGCTGGGCGAACTACGTGTCGATGATCGTGCTGTGGAGCTTCTTTTCGATCTCGCAGCCGACGCTGGTGACGAAGTTCTTCGCCATGAAAGACTACAAGGTCATGTTCAAGGCAACGATCCTCGGCACGCTGGGCATGTGGATCGCCGCGACGCTGATCGAGTGGTCGGGCGTCAACGGCATCGTTTCCATTCCCGGCCTTCAGGGCAAGGACATCGACTTCATCGTGCCGCTGCTGCTGCAGAAGAGTCTGTCGCCCGTCATTTCCTCGCTGCTGATCACGGGCATCATGGCGGCCGGCATGTCGACGATCGACTCGCTGCTGATCTCCGCCACGGGCGCGATCACGCGCGACATTTACCAGATGCGCATCAACCCGCGGGCGACCGACGGCCAGATCCTGCGACTGTCGCGCTACGTCACGGTGATCATCGGCGTGATCGCCATCTGCTTCGGCGTTTCCCGTCCGGCGACGATCTTCAAGCTGATCCTGTTCGCTTTCGGCGGGCTGGGGATCTGGACGGCGCCTGTGCTGCTGGGGCTTTACTGGAAGGGCGCGACCCGCGCGGGCGCGTTCGCCGGCGTGGCGGTGGGCGAGGTCCTCTTCGTGCTGATGACGCTGAAACATCCCGGCTGGGCCTTCGGTTTCAACCCGCTGATGGTCTGCTGGGCTTACGCGATGATCGTCATGATCGTCGTCAGTCTGGTGACCCGCAGGGCTTCGGACGAGACGCTGAAGCGCCATTTCGCCTAG
- a CDS encoding FAD-dependent oxidoreductase: MSAGENLYDAIIIGGGPAGLTAALYLARACYRVLVVEKEKFGGQITITSEVVNYPGVERASGAELTEKMRRQAENFGAEFLLAEVTGIDAGGEIRKVSTSRGVFECFGLLVATGAHPRAVGFEGELDFRGHGVAHCATCDGEFFTGKPVFVVGGGFAAAEESVFLTKYASHVTVLVRGDDFSCAKSAADEARRNEKITVLTNTSVESVSGDSVLRRLVYVNSKTGERTVFEPENGDTFGVFVFAGYSPSTELFKGIVELDEHGYVITDRQQKTSADGVYAAGDVCIKNLRQVVTAVGDGALAATELEKYCAGMQKKTGLKPEVPHKRAAVHQPVDSGRTENAPTVSPDGALFTDDMVRQLNDLFAKMESPLILRLSLDERPVSRELERYMDALAALTDKLTVEKSAAADDGAPCVRVCRADGRETGVAFHGVPGGHEFTSFVLGLYNLAGPGQRIDERTKTQAQALDRDVHMTIMVSLTCTMCPELVTAAQRIVSLNPRVSVDIYDLNHFPALREKYNVMSVPCCVVNDGQPMFGKKTVEELLARF; the protein is encoded by the coding sequence GTGAGCGCGGGCGAAAATCTCTACGACGCGATCATTATCGGCGGCGGTCCGGCAGGACTGACCGCCGCTCTTTATCTGGCGCGGGCGTGCTACCGCGTCCTGGTCGTGGAGAAGGAAAAATTCGGCGGACAGATCACGATCACGTCCGAAGTGGTCAATTATCCGGGCGTCGAGCGTGCCAGCGGCGCGGAGCTGACGGAAAAGATGCGCCGCCAGGCGGAAAATTTCGGCGCGGAGTTCCTGCTGGCCGAGGTCACGGGCATAGATGCCGGCGGAGAGATCCGCAAAGTCTCGACCAGCCGCGGCGTCTTCGAGTGTTTCGGCCTGCTCGTCGCCACGGGCGCGCATCCGCGCGCGGTCGGATTCGAAGGCGAACTGGATTTCCGCGGGCACGGCGTTGCCCACTGCGCGACCTGCGACGGCGAGTTCTTCACCGGCAAGCCGGTCTTCGTCGTCGGCGGCGGTTTCGCGGCGGCGGAGGAGAGCGTTTTCCTTACCAAATACGCTTCGCACGTCACCGTGCTGGTCCGCGGCGACGACTTTTCCTGCGCCAAGTCGGCGGCCGACGAGGCGCGGCGGAACGAGAAGATCACCGTGCTCACCAACACTTCGGTGGAAAGCGTCTCGGGCGATTCCGTGCTGCGCCGCTTGGTCTACGTCAACAGCAAGACCGGCGAGCGCACGGTCTTCGAGCCGGAGAACGGCGACACCTTCGGCGTGTTTGTCTTCGCCGGCTACTCGCCGAGCACGGAACTTTTCAAGGGCATCGTCGAGCTGGACGAGCACGGCTACGTGATCACCGACCGGCAGCAGAAAACTTCGGCGGACGGCGTCTACGCCGCCGGCGACGTCTGCATCAAAAATCTGCGTCAGGTCGTCACGGCCGTCGGCGACGGAGCTCTGGCGGCGACCGAGCTTGAAAAATACTGCGCGGGAATGCAGAAGAAGACGGGACTGAAGCCGGAAGTGCCCCACAAGCGGGCGGCCGTGCATCAACCCGTCGATTCCGGCCGCACCGAGAACGCCCCGACGGTTTCTCCGGACGGCGCGCTCTTCACCGACGACATGGTCCGGCAGCTGAACGACCTGTTCGCCAAGATGGAGTCGCCGCTGATCCTGCGTCTGTCGCTGGACGAACGGCCCGTTTCGCGCGAGCTGGAACGTTACATGGACGCGCTGGCGGCCTTGACGGACAAGCTGACCGTGGAAAAATCCGCCGCGGCGGACGACGGCGCCCCCTGCGTCAGAGTGTGCCGTGCCGACGGGCGCGAGACGGGCGTGGCGTTCCACGGCGTGCCCGGCGGACACGAGTTCACCTCGTTCGTGCTTGGGCTGTACAACCTCGCCGGTCCCGGACAGCGCATCGACGAGCGAACGAAAACGCAGGCTCAGGCGCTCGATCGCGACGTCCACATGACGATCATGGTCAGCCTGACCTGCACGATGTGCCCTGAGCTGGTGACCGCGGCGCAGCGCATCGTCTCGCTGAATCCGCGCGTCTCCGTCGACATCTACGATCTCAACCACTTCCCGGCGCTGCGCGAGAAGTACAACGTCATGAGCGTTCCCTGCTGCGTCGTCAACGACGGACAGCCGATGTTCGGCAAGAAGACGGTCGAGGAACTGTTGGCGCGGTTCTGA